A single Eubalaena glacialis isolate mEubGla1 chromosome 18, mEubGla1.1.hap2.+ XY, whole genome shotgun sequence DNA region contains:
- the LOC133077759 gene encoding zinc finger protein 836-like, translated as MHPSILTQDQSPHREVPYKCNECGKTFHQVSNLRSHQRIHIGKKLHKCDVCDKVFCRNSYLVIHRRVHTGEKPYKCNECGKVFDKKGGLAVHQRIHTGEKPYKCNECGKTFPIGLYLKRHQITHIQEKLYKCDICGKVYRQNLSLQRHQGIHTGEKTYKCSFCGKTFLCGTDLRKHEIIHPGAKAYKCDVCDKVYGQNSYLKYHQRIHTGEKPYKCNLCGKTFFFKTGLRKHEIIHTGAKPYKCDQTLRRHQQVHTGEKPYKCNECGKAFSMKGNLAAHQRIHTEEKPYKCNSCGKVFREKPALRRHQRIHTEEKPYKCNECGKAFREKQALRRHQRIHTGEKPYKCNECGRAFHEKPALRRHQRIHTGEKPYKFSYGTGSRELGVELELQEPSPCKALFREVDSRLRSLAPSALGGQRRPPRSRRARVLSPVLGFWRARPSHETPSLPPSPSALASPQAGPSASQASPS; from the exons ATGCATCCTTCAATACTGACACAAGACCAGAGCCCACACAGGGAAGTACCTTACAAGTGTAATGAGTGTGGCAAAACCTTTCATCAGGTCTCAAATCTCAGGAGTCATCAGAGAATCCATATAGGAAAGAAATTGCATAAATGTGATGTATGTGACAAGGTCTTTTGCCGAAATTCATACCTTGTAATTCATCGAAgagttcatactggagagaaaccttacaagTGTAATGAGTGTGGAAAGGTCTTTGATAAGAAAGGAGGTCTTGCAGTTcaccagagaattcatactggagagaagcctTACAAATGCAATGAGTGTGGCAAAACTTTTCCTATCGGCTTATACCTCAAAAGACATCAGATAACACACATTCAAgagaaattatataaatgtgaTATATGTGGCAAAGTCTATCGTCAGAATCTATCCCTTCAACGTCATCAgggaattcatactggagagaaaactTACAAATGTAGTTTTTGTGGGAAAACCTTTCTTTGTGGCACAGACCTCAGGAAACATGAGATAATCCATCCAGGAGCAAAAGCATATAAATGTGATGTATGTGACAAAGTCTATGGTCAAAATTCATACCTTAAATATcaccagagaattcatactggagagaaaccttacaaatgtaattTGTGTgggaaaacctttttttttaaaacaggccTCAGGAAACATGAGATAATCCATACAGGAGCAAAACCATATAAATGTGAT CAAACCCTTAGAAGGCATCAACAAGTTCATACTGGAGAaaaaccttacaaatgtaatgagtgtggcaaGGCTTTTAGTATGAAAGGAAACCTTGCAGCTCATCAGCGAATTCATACTGAAGAAAAACCTTACAAATGTAACAGCTGTGGCAAAGTCTTTCGTGAGAAGCCAGCTCTTAGAAGGCATCAACGAATTCATACTGaagagaaaccttacaaatgtaatgagtgtggcaaAGCCTTTCGTGAGAAGCAAGCCCTTAGAAGGCATCAacgaattcatactggagagaaaccttacaaatgtaatgagtgtggcaGAGCCTTTCATGAGAAGCCAGCCCTTAGAAGGCATCAacgaattcatactggagagaaaccttacaaat TTTCTTACGGAACCGGAAGTAGAGAGCTCGGCGTGGAGCTCGAGCTCCAGGAG CCCTCTCCCTGTAAAGCCCTCTTCCGCGAGGTGGATTCGCGGCTGCGCAGCCTCGCCCCCTCGGCCCTTGGAGGGCAGCGCCGGCCGCCCCGCTCCCGGAGAGCTCGCGTCCTCTCCCCGGTCCTGGGATTCTGGAGAGCCCGCCCCTCTCATgagaccccctccctccctcccagcccctctgccctcgCGTCTCCTCAGGCCGGTCCTTCTGCTTCGCAGGCCTCCCCTTCGTAG
- the LOC133077758 gene encoding heparan-alpha-glucosaminide N-acetyltransferase-like encodes MKRSNAGPGSAAGGTSGAGGVGQALAALLLATSVLSAALLAPSGSPTPDLGKKRHVELKVDQALLLIHDELPGTNLTVYWNFDCCYHCLLQVLVDVSQSRKPGEPSIEAVAVSTQHGAILQLNDTVEEKQVCRLEYKFGAFGNYSLLVKHTHDGVNEIACDLVVNEKPVDSNLPVSIAFLVGLVLIIVVSFLRFLLREIY; translated from the coding sequence atgaaaaggagcAACGCGGGTCCCGGGAGCGCGGCGGGCGGCACgagcggggcggggggcgtgGGCCAGGCGCTGGCCGCGCTGCTGCTGGCCACGTCCGTGTTGAGCGCCGCACTGCTGGCCCCCAGCGGCTCCCCGACGCCAGacttaggaaaaaaaaggcaCGTAGAGCTGAAGGTGGACCAGGCTTTGCTGCTCATCCATGATGAACTGCCTGGGACAAACTTGACCGTCTACTGGAATTTCGATTGCTGTTATCATTGCCTGCTCCAGGTCCTGGTCGACGTCTCCCAGAGCAGGAAACCCGGGGAGCCCAGCATTGAGGCCGTGGCTGTGAGCACCCAGCACGGAGCCATCCTGCAGCTTAATGACACCGTGGAGGAGAAGCAAGTTTGTAGGCTGGAATACAAATTTGGAGCATTTGGAAACTATTCTCTCTTGGTAAAGCACACCCACGATGGAGTCAATGAAATTGCGTGTGACCTGGTCGTTAATGAGAAGCCAGTTGACAGTAACCTTCCTGTGAGTATCGCGTTCCTCGTCGGCCTGGTGCTCATCATTGTGGTGTCCTTTCTAAGGTTCTTGCTGAGGGAAATTTATTAA